In one window of Juglans regia cultivar Chandler chromosome 3, Walnut 2.0, whole genome shotgun sequence DNA:
- the LOC109013084 gene encoding 3-oxoacyl-[acyl-carrier-protein] synthase I, chloroplastic-like, protein MQALQSPTLCPSPLGPLRKNSSSHFHFIARRRLPFIAASSRPVVSTPKREKDPKKRVVITGTGLVSVFGNDVDEYYNKLLAAESGIGPIDRFDASKFPTRFAGQIRGFSSEGYIDGKNDRRLDDCLRYCIVAGKKALEHADLGSDKLSKIDKERAGVLVGTGMGGLTVFSEGVKSLIEKGYRKITPFFIPYAITNMGSALLAIDIGFMGPNYSISTACATSNYCFYAAANHIRRGEADLMIAGGTEAAVIPIGLGGFVACRALSQRNDDPKTASRPWDKDRDGFVMGEGAGVLIMESLEHAMKRGAPIIAEYLGGAVNCDAHHMTDPRADGLGVSSCIESSLEDAGVSPEEVNYINAHATSTLAGDLAEINAVKKVFKNTSEIKINATKSMIGHCLGAAGGLEAIATVKAITTGWLHPTINQFNPEPSVDFDTVANKKQQHEVNVAISNSFGFGGHNSVVAFSAFKP, encoded by the exons ATGCAAGCCCTTCAATCCCCAACCCTTTGCCCTTCGCCGCTCGGCCCACTCCGCAAGAATAGCTCCTCTCATTTCCATTTCATCGCCAGGCGCCGCCTCCCCTTCATTGCGGCCTCGTCCCGTCCCGTCGTTTCGACGCCGAAACGCGAGAAGGACCCCAAGAAGCGGGTCGTGATCACGGGGACGGGATTGGTATCCGTGTTCGGAAACGACGTCGATGAGTATTACAACAAGCTGCTTGCAGCCGAGAGCGGGATCGGTCCCATCGACCGGTTCGACGCCTCCAAGTTCCCCACCCGGTTCGCAGGCCAGATCCGTGGGTTCAGCTCCGAGGGATACATTGATGGAAAGAATGACAGGCGCCTCGACGATTGCCTTCGATACTGCATTGTCGCTGGGAAGAAGGCTCTCGAGCATGCCGATCTTGGCAGCGATAAACTTTCCAAG ATTGATAAGGAGCGGGCTGGTGTGCTTGTGGGAACTGGGATGGGTGGTCTTACAGTCTTTTCCGAGGGTGTTAAGTCTTTAATAGAGAAAGGTTACAGGAAAATAACCCCTTTTTTCATTCCCTATGCTATAACGAACATGGGTTCTGCATTGCTTGCAATTGATATAGGCTTCATGGGTCCAAATTACTCAATCTCAACGGCTTGTGCAACCTCCAATTATTGCTTCTATGCTGCTGCAAATCACATCCGTCGGGGTGAGGCTGATTTGATGATTGCTGGTGGGACTGAAGCTGCTGTTATTCCCATTGGACTAGGGGGTTTTGTTGCATGCAGAGCCTTATCTCAGAGAAATGATGATCCAAAGACTGCTTCAAGGCCATGGGACAAAGATCGAGATGGTTTTGTCATGGGTGAAGGAGCTGGAGTATTG ATAATGGAGAGCTTAGAACATGCAATGAAGCGAGGTGCACCAATTATTGCTGAGTACTTGGGAGGTGCTGTTAACTGTGATGCTCATCATATGACTGATCCAAGAGCAGATGGACTTGGTGTGTCTTCATGCATTGAGAGCAGCCTTGAAGATGCCGGCGTGTCACCTGAGGAG GTTAATTACATAAATGCGCATGCAACTTCCACTCTTGCTGGTGACCTGGCTGAGATAAATGCTGTAAAAAAGGTTTTCAAGAATACTTCAGAGATCAAAATTAATGCCACTAAG TCAATGATCGGACATTGCCTTGGTGCCGCTGGAGGTTTGGAAGCCATCGCGACTGTGAAAGCCATAACCACTGGATGGCTGCATCCTACCATAAATCAATTT AATCCAGAGCCTTCAGTTGACTTCGACACCGTCGCAAATAAAAAGCAGCAGCATGAAGTGAATGTTG CCATTTCAAATTCATTTGGATTCGGTGGACACAACTCAGTCGTGGCCTTTTCTGCATTCAAACCTTGA
- the LOC109013083 gene encoding high mobility group B protein 14-like yields the protein MAKKAKKSQVSRSSRASTSAKAPKRTSNDEMALTVKSSEGMRRSARVSKVSEGRRPKLVKKSNAKQKKKKNKFDDKKPKKPPTAFFYFLDDFRKEFQDQNPDVKSMRDIGKACGEKWKIMTYEDKVQYYDIATEKRAEFDKATADYIKRKESGEDLETEDSDSEFDE from the exons atggcgaagaaagctaagaagtccCAAGTATCTCGCTCATCTCGAGCTTCTACGTCGGCTAAGGCCCCCAAGAGAACATCCAATGA TGAAATGGCGTTGACGGTAAAATCAAGCGAGGGGATGAGGAGATCGGCAAGGGTGAGCAAAGTTAGCGAGGGAAGGAGACCCAAGTTGGTAAAGAAGTCCAAcgcaaaacaaaagaagaaaaagaataaatttgaTGATAAGAAGCCAAAAAAACCGCCAACTGCTTTCTTCTACTTCTT GGACGATTTTCGTAAGGAATTTCAAGACCAGAATCCAGATGTCAAGTCAATGCGTGAT ATTGGCAAGGCATGTGGAGAGAAGTGGAAAATAATGACATATGAG GATAAAGTTCAGTATTACGACATAGCCACCGAGAAACGGGCAGAGTTTGACAAAGCCACGGCGGATTATATCAAGAGAAAG GAAAGCGGTGAGGATCTAGAGACTGAGGATTCTGATTCAGAGTTTGATGAGTAG
- the LOC109013082 gene encoding uncharacterized protein ycf23-like: protein MHSSICMPISPSSHPLLKPNHNPFLGDCLSSRPYLRLRRRASVTTRALLSTAKEAVLRDFQERRALKIISGLQNFNRDNVALVVTAAEKGGATHVDIACDPELVKLAISLTSLPVCVSSVDPSAFPAAVEAGALMVEIGNYDSFYEMGVVFSPEKILNLTKETKSILPSVILSVTVPHTLSLPDQVKLAEMLEQEGVDIIQTEGGKSSNPSKPGVLGLIEKATPTLAAAYSISRAVKIPVMCSSGLSSVTAPMAITAGAAGVGVGSAVNKLNDVVAMIAEVRSITNSLGASAVRHSTSEERALRR, encoded by the exons ATGCATTCCTCGATCTGCATGCCCATTTCACCATCGTCCCACCCACTTTTGAAACCCAACCACAATCCTTTTCTGGGAGATTGTCTTTCTTCGAGACCATATCTACGTCTGAGAAGAAGAGCCTCTGTAACTACCAGAGCACTTCTATCGACCGCCAAAGAAGCAGTGTTGAGGGATTTTCAAGAACGCAGAGCTCTCAAA ATCATCTCAGGATTGCAGAATTTCAATAGAGACAATGTTGCTTTGGTTGTGACAGCTGCGGAGAAG GGGGGAGCAACACATGTGGATATAGCTTGTGACCCAGAATTAGTGAAGCTTGCCATCAGTTTAACTTCTCTTCCG GTTTGTGTTTCTTCGGTGGATCCATCAGCATTTCCAGCTGCCGTTGAAGCCGGGGCATTAATG GTTGAGATTGGGAACTATGATTCATTCTATGAGATGGGTGTGGTTTTCTCTCCAGAGAAG ATATTGAATCTAACAAAGGAGACTAAGAGTATTCTTCCATCTGTGATCTTATCAGTAACTGTGCCTCACACACTAAGCCTACCCGATCAG GTCAAGCTTGCGGAGATGCTGGAACAGGAAGGTGTTGACATCATTCAAACTGAAGGAGGGAAATCTTCTAATCCTTCAAAACCTGGTGTTCTTGGTTTGATTGAGAAG GCCACACCAACATTAGCAGCTGCATATTCAATTTCACGGGCTGTCAAGATTCCTGTCATGTGTTCATCTGGACTGAGTTCAGTTACAGCGCCAATGGCCATCACAGCCGGAGCTGCTGGTGTG GGTGTGGGTTCAGCAGTGAACAAGCTTAATGACGTGGTTGCAATGATCGCAGAGGTCAGAAGTATCACCAACTCATTAGGGGCATCGGCTGTTAGACACAGCACATCTGAAGAGAGAGCTTTAAGACggtaa
- the LOC108990490 gene encoding cation/H(+) antiporter 15-like, translated as MADLSLLFYVFLTGLEIDVSAFLRVGKKIMGIAVTGILIPMAIGIGLFFLLQKYAHNPATTEGFMFWAVALTITGFPVLTRILADLKLLHSDIGRIAMSVAMLNDMYAWVFIAVLVPVGVNLKTAPYSIIAIIFFTLICLYVVRPTIERIIHHHSSDKEHYSEYYPCFMLIGAIICGCITDAIGAHSIVGAFVFGLSIPKGDLVEELLDRLDCFVPGIMLPIFFASCGMRIDFTKIADSSSWFLVLLVICFACMAKILSSLIVCFFFDMRLRDGMALGLLMNTKGILSLVILNVGWDKKILNEQYYAVMVVAILVMTSVVTPIMSFFYRPISKGSNIYGLRTVQRSNPDTELRVLSCVHTTRNVSGIVSLLEVSNPTRLSPMTVFALHLVELTGRSSAMLIVHSTPRSTAHNPSRAQADSNLIINAFEAFENDNHLVTVQPLTAMSPYGTMHEDICSLAEDKRVALILLPFHKHLTVDGRMEDENADYRAINLNVLAHAPCSVGLFVDRGLAGVVRTGGPNDIVMCHFAMLFIGGPDDLEALAYACRMVGDPRISLTVVRFLPGKNVVKMESETNISEGEERQTTIDENYINEFRLKTVDKKSVMYIEKIVNNGEETVSAISAMDNSYDLYIVGKGTETTSPLTLGLSEWSENPELGAIGDVLVSSSFALNSSVLVVQKYGSGDHQNGGRLPSYGTSRGEHFSSSRQRVMGGLI; from the exons ATGGCAGACTTGAGCCTTCTTTTCTATGTATTCCTCACCGGTTTAGAAATCGACGTTTCCGCGTTCTTGcgagtgggaaaaaaaataatgggtATCGCTGTGACAGGAATTCTAATCCCAATGGCGATAGGAATAGGCCTGTTTTTTCTACTGCAAAAGTACGCACACAATCCCGCAACAACCGAGGGTTTCATGTTCTGGGCAGTCGCACTCACCATCACTGGCTTCCCGGTGCTCACACGAATTCTGGCAGACCTCAAGCTCCTCCACTCAGATATAGGGAGAATCGCCATGTCTGTGGCAATGCTCAACGACATGTATGCTTGGGTTTTTATTGCAGTCTTGGTACCAGTAGGAGTCAACCTCAAAACTGCTCCGTACTCGATAATTGCCATAATTTTCTTCACATTGATATGCTTGTACGTGGTCCGTCCTACCATTGAAAGGATAATTCACCACCACAGTTCAGACAAGGAACACTACAGTGAGTACTATCCATGTTTTATGCTCATCGGGGCAATTATCTGCGGATGCATCACCGATGCAATTGGAGCACACTCTATTGTGGGAGCTTTTGTGTTTGGGCTTAGCATTCCAAAAGGCGATTTGGTGGAAGAGCTTTTAGATAGGCTAGATTGTTTTGTTCCGGGGATAATGTTGCCGATTTTCTTTGCGAGTTGTGGGATGAGAATTGATTTCACTAAGATTGCAGATAGCTCATCATGGTTCTTGGTGCTTCTTGTGATATGCTTCGCTTGCATGGCTAAGATTTTGAGCTCTCTGATTGTTTGCTTTTTCTTTGATATGCGACTTCGAGATGGTATGGCTCTTGGATTACTTATGAATACCAAAGGCATATTGTCCCTTGTTATCCTTAATGTTGGGTGGGACAAAAAG ATTTTGAACGAACAGTACTACGCGGTGATGGTGGTTGCAATCCTAGTAATGACGAGTGTCGTGACTCCAATCATGTCTTTCTTCTATAGGCCCATATCAAAGGGTTCGAATATTTATGGGCTCAGAACTGTACAGAGATCAAATCCTGACACGGAACTCCGAGTCCTCTCTTGTGTCCATACAACGCGAAATGTATCGGGTATAGTCAGCCTCCTTGAAGTCTCCAATCCCACCAGACTATCTCCTATGACCGTCTTCGCCCTTCACCTCGTTGAGCTCACAGGCCGCTCCTCCGCCATGCTTATTGTCCATTCTACACCCAGATCCACTGCCCATAACCCCAGCCGCGCCCAGGCCGACTCTAACCTCATCATCAATGCCTTTGAAGCGTTTGAGAATGACAACCACCTGGTCACCGTCCAACCGCTCACCGCCATGTCACCGTATGGTACAATGCACGAAGATATTTGTAGCTTGGCCGAGGATAAGCGGGTTGCGTTGATTCTCCTCCCGTTTCACAAGCACCTCACAGTTGATGGGCGAATGGAGGACGAGAATGCCGATTATAGAGCCATAAATCTAAACGTTTTGGCTCATGCACCGTGTTCCGTGGGACTCTTTGTCGATCGTGGATTAGCGGGAGTTGTGCGTACCGGCGGGCCTAATGATATTGTTATGTGCCACTTTGCCATGCTCTTCATTGGTGGCCCTGACGACCTCGAGGCACTAGCTTATGCATGTAGAATGGTGGGGGACCCCCGAATAAGCCTGACAGTGGTGCGGTTCCTTCCAGGCAAGAACGTAGTGAAAATGGAGTCGGAAACAAATATCAGTGAAGGTGAGGAGAGACAAACCACGATTGACGAGAACTATATAAATGAGTTTAGGCTCAAGACGGTAGACAAAAAGTCAGTAATGTATATAGAAAAGATCGTGAACAATGGGGAGGAGACGGTGTCCGCCATAAGTGCAATGGATAATAgttatgatttatatatagtggGAAAAGGGACAGAAACGACGTCACCGCTAACGTTGGGGCTATCAGAATGGAGCGAGAATCCGGAGCTAGGGGCAATTGGGGATGTATTAGTGTCGTCGAGCTTTGCCTTAAATTCCTCTGTTCTAGTGGTGCAGAAGTATGGTTCTGGGGATCATCAAAATGGAGGCAGATTGCCCTCGTACGGCACATCTAGGGGAGAGCATTTCAGTAGTAGTCGGCAACGTGTGATGGGTGGTTTAATTTGA